The region GACGGGGGCGAACTCATCATTTATGCACCCCACATGAAAGAAATTTCACTGACGCACGGCGAACGCATTGAGCAGGTGGGCTACCATGTCCGCGACTACTTCACAAAACAATGGGACCGATTCAAGGACATCCCATGGGGTGTTCTTGCTCATTCGACTCATGTGCGAGGATCAGGAACCTTCGATGACGGAATTGAAAAGCCGCGTGTGCAGGTCACCGTGGCGTCACAAATCCCGCGCGAAGTCTGTGAACGCATCAATCTCGGCTATCGGGATCCGGCCACAATTGATGTGGAAAGCTTTGCTAATCGGGAAGAGGAAGGAATTCTGCTTGTCCGCAAAGCGGGCGAACACCTTTATCGGCTGAACGAAGGTGTCAGTACTCTTCTGCCGGATGATTACCCCGTTGGATGATCCGTTTGGTTCTTCCCGCTGTCTGCCCCGGGCCCACATGCTGATTCCCGTACCGCGTCTGCAGGCGGTACGGGCGACCGCATCAGCTCGGCCGAAGCAGGCTCAACAAACATGGCGTATCCATCCATCTCGGGCTGCAATTCGTTTCGCCTATGGGCTACCAGTACCCGTTGGCTTGAGATCCAGGAACAGCATTTCCCTGGGCTGGCGAGCGATAGTAAATCGTGACCGTAGAGACCACAGCGATATCGGGGCGCATTGGCAGAGTTGTCGGCCGAACGTCTGCGCGGCTACTGAGACCGTGGAAGAACGTCATTCTCGGTCGAAACGCCTTGACGTAGACACGCCCCGAACGAGTATCCTGGATTTCTTCTTCCAGCACATTTTCGTAAGTCATGTATAACGTATTCGGGAAAAACACTTCCGTGGCTTCCTGAATGTTGATTGCCGGCGGACGTTGTTCCAACACGCTCAGCAGCAAATCCGCTTTCTTTCTGGCGGCAGCAACGGCCTGCGATCTTGCGTTTTCCTTTACTTCATCCAGCTTGTCGCTCCAGTAATCAAAGGTCACTACTTCCGCGTGGCCATGTCGCAGAGCGCTATCAATAGCCGCCATTGCTTCCGCTTCTGTTTTCACAGCAACGTGAAGATTGATTTGCATGCGGTAACCCGATTGTTCTTGCACCTCGACGTCATCGCGCCCTCGGAACTCCTCAACAAATCCCCATTCGAATTTCGGCAGGACAGAGATAAAGTCCTCCACGATGTCGCTGTCTGGAATATTCTGAGATCGCCAGTCTTTGACGACATCTGCAATCTGCTTCGAAATCATCTCACGACATTCGGACGCTGTTTCAGCCTGACTCGTAAACGCCAGTACCACACGGATCTGAGTCGGCACGACGCGTAGTTCTGCAGTTCCGGAGATCTTTATGACGCTGAGGGCAGATTCAGCATTCAATGGCTTGTCATCTTTACCATTGATCCACTGATGGGTCACTGGATACTCACGCGAACCGGAATTGTAGCCACCAGCGCCACCGAATCCTCCCATACCCTGCGCACACACATGGGGTATCGCAAATTGAAGACACACCACAGCAAAGACGCCCGTCAAGTACATTCGTTGATTCATGATCGCGGTCCGCTTTCTATAAGGTCGAATTCTTAGAAACTGAGGTCTGCACGCGCAGGATGGCAGTAATTGATCCCGGCTTCCCCGGGTACTAACGTTAGTTGCCGGGAATTCTCCGTGCAAATCTCTGTGTCGTGCCGGGCTCTACAAGATTGGACTCTCAACGTCCTGCCAGACGTTGCTGTTCCCGGACGGCGGCCGGTCCTATTCTGCCGCTGTGGAGCGGTCGCCGGAACATGACATTGTTACCGTCATTGCTCCTCACAACGAAGTTCATAAGATGCGTCACTTCGAAGCTCGGCCGAATTCCCGGCGGGCACTGCATTCTCAAAGGAATATTATGTCGAACAGCTACCCCGAAAAGACTTGTTCCATCGACCGACTTGTAACTCACGACAAGCTGGTTTCAGCCGCCCTTTCAGGAGCAAAGACTCAACAGCGGCGAGCAGGAGTCTACGGTTATCCCGGTGAGCTGTTTGATTTGCAGGGGACAGAGTTTGTGATTACCGGCCTGCGTACCGAACGGTGGGGTGATATTTCCGAAGTGGACGCACAGGCAGAGGGTTACCCGAATCTTGCGATGTACCGCGCGCTAATTGAACGCATGCATCAGGGCATGGAATGGGATCAGGACCAACCCGTCTGGGTTCACGAGTTCGCAAAAACCGAAGTCGGCGATCAGGTCTGACTTTGATGCAATTAACCCGCTGTTCTTTCAGAAGTCAGACGGATTCTGGCAGTACTCTGGTCTTCCATTGCGGAAGATTCTGCCGGCGGCTGGATGTCCGCTTCTGTAAAGCGGACTTCAACCAGGGTCGTAACGCCATGGCCCGATTCGACATGAACCCCCTTTCGAATCTGAAGCCGCCAGGAATACTCGGTGTCGTCCTGCGTCTGGATGTCGTCGATCTGCTCGCTGCAGGCAATAAAGGTCAACAACGTCTCGTTGGGAGCAATCGACCTGCCTGCCTCCTGTCCCACCATCACAAAATTGCTGGTGTGAGGGTGCAGAAAATTCAACACTCGACGGCTTGCGGGTTCTTCTGAAAGATTACGGACCACCAAAAATGAATTGGCGAGCGTCGAGTCATCAACGCCTTCAGCCGGGGAACGCGACGACATCAGATGGGAATCGAGTGGCGGAAAGACGTATCCGTCCGCAAAACTTGTGAGCTCCAGCCACAGCTTTAGCAGCGGCCTGGTGGTCCTGGAATCGTCTACCTGATTGTTCAGAAACCCAGCAAACGTCAAAGGTTCTCGGGTCACCCGGGTTGGCTTGACCCCGATATCCCCAAACCTCCGCGACTGCCCCAGCATCAGAACGTGGCTTTCTGGTAAACCTCCCTCATCCGGAATCATGACCTTGCGGAATTCGTTGCTGTCTAATGGCTTCAGGTCCGGCAGGTTATCTAACGTGCCACTGCCGAACAGGGACAGCCGTCCCGTTACCAGAAAATATAACAGCAAGCATGTCATGGCAATGGCATAACCAACCACGTACTGCTGCCATCGACTGGCTTGATTTGCGGTGGTCTGTCCGGAAGGATTGGACCGATCTGCTCTTCCTGCAGAGGCAGGCGCTGCTTCCGAAGCAGGTTTTGACACCGCGTTCGCTGATGATGCCGGCTTTGGTGGGGACACGGGCTTCGCTGGCAGAGCAGCTTTTGTCCTGGTCGAGGGCTTTTCGGCGGACACTGCTGCTTCGTCGTTCAACGGACCCCTGGCCCTGGAGCTGGCTGCAGGTGAGTTAGAGACGGGTGTCTTTGCTTTGGAAGCGGCGCTGCGTTCGGAATCATTTCCGAAATCGGCGTGCGTCGATTCGATGCCGTCAAATTCAGGTTCAGAATGAGCTGTTCCCGAATCGCCCAGAAAACTAAAGTCGGGGACTTCATCACCCGGCACGTCTTTTTTTGCCATCAACACGCTCCACGAGTTCTCAAATTCCTGAGGGTTTGTCAGGATGGCCTTTCGTGACACCGGTTGCTCCCGAATTCGCGAGAATCCCATGCGTTTCACGAATGCCGTCTGTCCTGAAATCACGTTTTAAATCCCCACCACACTCTAACGAACCGTACGAACTGCAAACAAGTGGTTCGTCCGCGGGTGGTTCGAACTCCAGAGCTTCTGCCAACACGAGACCTGCTGGCTGACGGAAAATCGGACTGCGGGAAAATGTCAGGACGATTGTTCGTTTCGCGAAACGTCACCGCGACAATAAATGTCACACCCGGAGATCTGCCAGATTACATTTGTCAGATCGGGCTGCTGTGGGATCTGTGATAATCCTCTTCCCCCAAGCGCCCCGGGGGCATTCTGACCACCGACCAGTTTGGGTGCGACGAATGCGTGCACTTCGTCAATCAGCCCGCGATCGAAGAACGATCCAAGGACCCGGCTGCCGGCTTCTATCAGGACGTTGGTACAACCACGCCTCCCAAGTTCTGCCAGAAGGGCTTCCAGACTCAGCCCACGCAGAGCAGATGAGTCGCTATCGTGATCTGCCTGCGCTGCCGGAAGAGGCAGGACTTCCACACCTGCGTCCACCAGTGATCTGAAACCAGCAGACATATCAGTCGACACGCAGGCATCCTGACGAACACAAACAAGCACCGGTGCCTTGTCGAGAGTCCGGACAAGTTGCGAATCGATACGGACGTTGTTACCCGAAGAATCCAGAATGACACGAATTGGCTGCCGTGGACCCGGCGGTCTCGCAGTAAGTTCCGGGTTATCGGCTCGCACAGTACCAGCCCCCGTGATGATGGCGTCCATGCGCCCCCGAAGCCGATGAACACGAGTCCGTGATTCTTCACTGGAAATCCATTTCGAATGTCCACTTGCGGCGGCAATCCTTCCGTCCAGCGTCATGGCCCATTTCGCATGAACCCAGGGCCGATGCTGGCTGTACAGCATGCGGAATGGCGCAATGAGCCGCTGTGATTCAGGTTCGCATACGCCGACGACAACATCGATACCCGCTTCCCGAATCTTCGCAAGACCGCGGCCCGCAACATGGGGAGCCGGATCCTGACACCCCACAACAACTCGACTGAAGCCTTCTGCAATCACGGCATCAGCACAGGGTGGAGTTTTGCCGTGATGACTGCATGGCTCCAGAGTGACAAATAGTACCGCGTTCCGGCAACAACCAGTCGCGGCTGCAATCGCATTGACTTCAGCATGGGCCTGCCCAAACTTCTGGTGATATCCGCAACTCACCAGCCGCCGATCCCTATCGACAATCACCGCGCCCACCATGGGATTGGGTTCGACGAAACCTTCACCGCGTCCTGCGATTTCAATGGCGTATCGCATCACCGCTTCGTCGTCGGCAAATTGATGGCCGGACGGAAGAATCCGCCATGCCGGGTCTTCGTAGGACGCGGGCGATTCCATGAGCCTATTTCAGCATCTTTCTGAACTGAGCCAGTGTTCGGGTGTTTGCCACATCGTTCTTTGTCAGTCCCGCCCGTCGAGCCTGGTCAACACCAAAAGGCAGGACATCAAAACCGTTTACACTGTGAGAGTCGGTGCTGATCACAATCGGAATCTTCAAATCCTTCGCAGCCGCGGCAGAGATATCGTCCAGATCCAGCCGCTTGGGATGCGCATTGATTTCCATCATGACATTGTGGTCGGCAGCTGCCTTCAGCAGTTCCATCATGTTGACATCCGCTCCTTCACGACGGCCGACCAGTCGCCCGGTTGGATGCCCGATGATATCAACATTGGGATTTTGGACAGCATTCATCAGTCGCTTCATGATCTGATCTCGTGGCTGCTTCAATCCATAGTGCAGGACCGCAATCACCCAGTCGGCTTCGGACAAGACGTCGTCATCCAGATCAAGAGAGGCGTCTTCAAGAATGTCGCATTCAATGCCACACAGAATTTCAATTCCGCTGATGGAAGCGGAGACTCTGCGAATTTCTTCCCAATGCGTTCGCAGACGGTCTGCATCCAGGCCGTTGGCCATGGAGACCCGTTTGCTATGATCGGTGATGGCAATATACTTCAAGCCGCGGGCTTTCGCCGCTTCAGCCATTTCAGCGATCGTCGCCGCACCATCCGATGCGGTGGTATGCATGTGCAGATCGCCCCTGATATCCGTCAGCGAGACAAGCTCGGGAAGGCTCCCGGCGTCTGCCCATTCGAACTCATGCCGGTTCTCCCGCAGTTCAGGTGGAAACCAGGGAAGTCCCACGGCCGCATAAACATCCTCTTCCGTGCGTCCTGCAATCTGCTCATCACCTTTGAAGACGCCGTATTCGTTGACCTTCAGTCCCTGATCCTTAGCACGCCCCCGAACGACAACATTGTGTTCTTTGGAGCCCGTGAAATACTGCAGAGCAGCGCCAAAGGATTCTTCCGGGACAACGCGGAGATCCATTTCCACACCGGACTTCAAACGCACTCGCTGTTTTGTCTCACCACGCTGGAGCACCGATTCCACCAATGCGTGAGACGCCAGGGCATCCATGGGGATAGCGGCATCGTCGCAGGTGACAAGTACGTCGAGATCGCCACAGGTCTCTCGACGACGCCGACAACTTCCAGCAGCGGATGCCTGCTTCACACCCGGAAGCTTCAGCATATCTGCCACAACGATATCCGTTGCTGCCGTTGCATCGGCAATGGAAATCCGTTCGGCAGCGGTCGCGGCCTGAGCGATGTTCTCCAGGATCGCCTGCTCCGTTTTTTTGCCGAACCCCTTCAACTTTGCGATCTGACCGGCTTCCGCCGCCGCCTTCAGCTCATCAAGCGACTTCAGCTTGAGTTCATTGAAGAAGACGGCCACCTTCTTCGGACCAACGCCCGGAATCCTAAGCATGTCGAGCACGCCGGAAGGCACATCCTTCTTTAGTTCCTCCAGTTGAGCATGCTGACCCGTCGCAACGACTTCGCGAATCTGTTTCGCAAGATCCTTGCCGATCCCTTCCAGTTGAGTGAGATCGTAGTCCTGCGCGCAGAGGTCAACGAATGACTCTGCTGTGGACGAAACCACTCGCGCAGCATTGCGATACGCACGAATTCGAAACGGGTTCGCCCCCTGAATTTCCAGAAGGTCACCCAGCGTCTCAAAACATTCAGCAATCTGTTCGTTTTTCATGGGCCGGCGCGAAGAGTCTGAAGGGCGTTCTTGTTCGTATTCGGTCCGTGAGGAGATTAACCGTTGGACTGTTCCGCTTCGGCGGGAGCCGGGACTGAGCTGTTCTCCGTCCCAGCCGCGGCAGAAGCTTTAGGCTTCGGTGCACCATGGGGAGTATTCATCGCAACAAGAACTACGCCGGTCACAACCAGCGCCATTCCGACCCACAACAGCGGATTGATATGAAAATCCGGCACCTTGCGAAGCTGAGACCAGGCGAACACAGCGTTCACACTGACCGCGCCCCCGAAAACAATCGGCATCACCAACGCTGTATTCCCTCTGCTTGAGATCACAGCATTGGTCAGGAACAAAGCCCCGGCTGCGCCAAGAGTCCCGGCAAGGAAACCCCAGTTCATCGCAGGCGCATGACTGCCACCGTAACTAAATGTGTCTCCCTTGAGCTTCATTGCGATCAAACCCCCGGCGATCGCGATGACAAGGTACGCTACACCAATAAACACGTACGGCTTGAACGGACTCCATTCTCCTCCGGGAGCTCGCGCCTTTCCCAGAGTTGGCCCGTACATTCCCCAGCAAAGCGCAGTGCCCAGGGCGAACAGAATTGGAATCAGATAACCCTTCATATGATATTCTCTACTTTCCTGATTCGGACGGTCAGATTGTCGTTGACTGGATAAAACTTCGGACATCCTACCACCGACGCCTCTCGATCAGAAGGGAGCTGAA is a window of Planctomycetaceae bacterium DNA encoding:
- a CDS encoding SIMPL domain-containing protein yields the protein MNQRMYLTGVFAVVCLQFAIPHVCAQGMGGFGGAGGYNSGSREYPVTHQWINGKDDKPLNAESALSVIKISGTAELRVVPTQIRVVLAFTSQAETASECREMISKQIADVVKDWRSQNIPDSDIVEDFISVLPKFEWGFVEEFRGRDDVEVQEQSGYRMQINLHVAVKTEAEAMAAIDSALRHGHAEVVTFDYWSDKLDEVKENARSQAVAAARKKADLLLSVLEQRPPAINIQEATEVFFPNTLYMTYENVLEEEIQDTRSGRVYVKAFRPRMTFFHGLSSRADVRPTTLPMRPDIAVVSTVTIYYRSPAQGNAVPGSQANGYW
- the ribD gene encoding bifunctional diaminohydroxyphosphoribosylaminopyrimidine deaminase/5-amino-6-(5-phosphoribosylamino)uracil reductase RibD — translated: MESPASYEDPAWRILPSGHQFADDEAVMRYAIEIAGRGEGFVEPNPMVGAVIVDRDRRLVSCGYHQKFGQAHAEVNAIAAATGCCRNAVLFVTLEPCSHHGKTPPCADAVIAEGFSRVVVGCQDPAPHVAGRGLAKIREAGIDVVVGVCEPESQRLIAPFRMLYSQHRPWVHAKWAMTLDGRIAAASGHSKWISSEESRTRVHRLRGRMDAIITGAGTVRADNPELTARPPGPRQPIRVILDSSGNNVRIDSQLVRTLDKAPVLVCVRQDACVSTDMSAGFRSLVDAGVEVLPLPAAQADHDSDSSALRGLSLEALLAELGRRGCTNVLIEAGSRVLGSFFDRGLIDEVHAFVAPKLVGGQNAPGALGGRGLSQIPQQPDLTNVIWQISGCDIYCRGDVSRNEQSS
- the polX gene encoding DNA polymerase/3'-5' exonuclease PolX is translated as MKNEQIAECFETLGDLLEIQGANPFRIRAYRNAARVVSSTAESFVDLCAQDYDLTQLEGIGKDLAKQIREVVATGQHAQLEELKKDVPSGVLDMLRIPGVGPKKVAVFFNELKLKSLDELKAAAEAGQIAKLKGFGKKTEQAILENIAQAATAAERISIADATAATDIVVADMLKLPGVKQASAAGSCRRRRETCGDLDVLVTCDDAAIPMDALASHALVESVLQRGETKQRVRLKSGVEMDLRVVPEESFGAALQYFTGSKEHNVVVRGRAKDQGLKVNEYGVFKGDEQIAGRTEEDVYAAVGLPWFPPELRENRHEFEWADAGSLPELVSLTDIRGDLHMHTTASDGAATIAEMAEAAKARGLKYIAITDHSKRVSMANGLDADRLRTHWEEIRRVSASISGIEILCGIECDILEDASLDLDDDVLSEADWVIAVLHYGLKQPRDQIMKRLMNAVQNPNVDIIGHPTGRLVGRREGADVNMMELLKAAADHNVMMEINAHPKRLDLDDISAAAAKDLKIPIVISTDSHSVNGFDVLPFGVDQARRAGLTKNDVANTRTLAQFRKMLK